Genomic segment of uncultured Flavobacterium sp.:
AGTTTTTTCACCATATAAGTTATATAAGTTCATTTTAGTAGAGACGCACCGTAGAGACGCACAGCAGTGCGTCTAATATATAGGTACAGTAATTAATGTACCTAAATTATATACGTTGATAATATTAAATGAACTTATATCATTTATATGGTTTAATTAACCCCAATAAATTAAAAATTATGTCAAAGCTTAAAATAAATATCATCCTTTTTGGAATTGGAAATATCGGAAGTACTTTGATTAATCAAATTATCGAAAGTCAGGAGTTTTTTCTCGAAAGTAAAAATGTCGATTTTCATTTTCCGATTATAACAAATTCAACAGTAGCTTTTTTCGAGAAAGAAGGCGTTGGATATGCCTGGGAAACCAATTTTCTGGAATTGGCAGTTCCTTTTAAAGTGCAGGATATTATTGCATTTGCCAAAGAAAATGAATTTGAGAATCTAATTGCTGTAGATGCAACTGCAAGTGACGAACTTATTCATCATTATAATACGCTGATCGAAAACGGATTTAATATTGTAGCGGTAAATAAAAAAGCCAATACATTGCCAATTGACCTGTATAAAGAGATTAGGGTGAATCTTAAAAAGTATGATAAAGAGTTTTTGTATGAAACGTCAGTTGATACAGGATTTCCGGTTTTACAGACTTTAAGAGATTTGTATTATTCGGGCGAAAAAATCACAAAGATTCGAGGTGTCTTTTCAGATAATCTTAGTTATGTCTTTAATAGATTTGCTACAGAAGAAACTTCTTTTTCCTCTCTTTTAAAGGATGCCAGTTTACTTGGATTGATGCGTTCGACTTTTAAAGAAGATTTATCCGGAAATGATACAGCCAGAAAACTACTGATTTTGACGAGAGAAATTGGTAAGGATTTTGAGCTTTCGGATATAAAAATCAATTCTCTTATTAGCGACGAACATTTAGAACAAAATGGTATCCTTAATAAAGAAGCAGTCGATAAATCATTTAAAATCGCAAAAATCACACAAGCAGATAATCATGTCCTGAGATATGTAGGTGAATTTGATGTGGAGAAAAATACATTAGAAGTCAAATTAGTTTCGGAACCAGTTTCGTCTGCCATTGGTCAATTAAAGGGATCTGACACCATTTTTGAAATTTACACCCAATCTTATGCAGATGTTCCAATAGTAATTCAAAGTGCATCAGCATGCAGGGAAGCTATTTCAAGAGGAGTAATTACTGACATTTTGAAAGTTGCTGAAAAAATTAAAAACAGAGAAGCAGTTTGGTTGTAAGTGGTTTTTAATAGTAGGTTAGTTGTTCTTTGATATAGTGAAACAGGAAAGTTTGTAATGTGTTTTTTGTAAGTTTTAACGTTCGTTTTAACAAAAATAAATTTTGTAAGATGTTTTTTAACGTTAAATTGATAATTTTTAACGTTTTTTAAGATTAATTTGTTGATCCTCACTTGTGTAATTGAAAAAATATTCGCACATTTGTAATACCTCAAAATCACCAATAAAAAATAAATTTAGTATTCTAAATAATAGTTATGTTGATCGGGGCAAAAGTTGAA
This window contains:
- a CDS encoding aspartate kinase; the encoded protein is MSKLKINIILFGIGNIGSTLINQIIESQEFFLESKNVDFHFPIITNSTVAFFEKEGVGYAWETNFLELAVPFKVQDIIAFAKENEFENLIAVDATASDELIHHYNTLIENGFNIVAVNKKANTLPIDLYKEIRVNLKKYDKEFLYETSVDTGFPVLQTLRDLYYSGEKITKIRGVFSDNLSYVFNRFATEETSFSSLLKDASLLGLMRSTFKEDLSGNDTARKLLILTREIGKDFELSDIKINSLISDEHLEQNGILNKEAVDKSFKIAKITQADNHVLRYVGEFDVEKNTLEVKLVSEPVSSAIGQLKGSDTIFEIYTQSYADVPIVIQSASACREAISRGVITDILKVAEKIKNREAVWL